In Spinacia oleracea cultivar Varoflay chromosome 5, BTI_SOV_V1, whole genome shotgun sequence, a single window of DNA contains:
- the LOC110776316 gene encoding uncharacterized protein isoform X1, whose product MRCFNSHFPLSSQSLHPLPLPPRGETHLWYVIPDEVKCSSLLKQYLEILSPCEKQSVLSFCDSELRKKALLARALVRTTIARYQTNSYVDPRSLKFKKNSYGKPEVDWQQVPDVSWPPLHFNLSHTSSLIACGITTYSPIGIDVEDKKRTIKNDVMSFARRFFSPHEVEHLASILDSEIQRREFIKLWTLKEAYVKALGRGFSASPFKTFRILFKPSSKNTSSIPEIADLTESEITVESSEFPNGQWRFALLDLANTHYASICTENFNEETSSPMALRVWKTIPLLEDLCMSGTPSIITIGGLVKQLKWIK is encoded by the exons atgCGCTGCTTCAACAGTCATTTTCCTCTCTCCAGCCAGTCTTTGCATCCTCTTCCCCTTCCACCCCGAGG GGAAACTCATTTGTGGTATGTGATTCCTGATGAAGTAAAGTGCTCATCACTCTTGAAGCAATATCTGGAAATCCTTTCCCCTTGTGAGAAACAAAGTGTACTTAGCTTCTGCGACAGTGAGCTCAGGAAGAAAGCCCTCTTAGCCCGTGCTCTGGTCCGCACTACTATCGCTAGAT ATCAGACAAATTCGTATGTTGATCCAAGATCTCTGAAGTTTAAGAAAAACTCCTACGGAAAACCCGAG GTTGATTGGCAGCAGGTACCTGATGTGAGTTGGCCACCGTTGCATTTCAATTTATCACACACATCATCATTGATTGCATGTGGAATTACGACATATTCTCCT ATTGGAATCGACGTGGAAGATAAGAAGAGGACAATAAAGAATGATGTTATGTCATTTGCTCGCCGCTTCTTCTCTCCTCATGAAGTTGAACATTTGGCTAGTATTTTAGATTCGGAAATACAGCGTCGGGAATTTATTAAATTATGGACACTCAAG GAAGCATATGTAAAAGCATTGGGAAGGGGCTTTTCAGCTTCTCCGTTTAAGACGTTCAGGATTCTTTTCAAACCTTCGTCAAAAAATACGTCAAGTATTCCTGAAATTGCTGATCTTACG GAATCTGAAATTACTGTTGAATCGTCTGAGTTTCCAAATGGGCAATGGCGGTTTGCCCTTCTTGACTTGGCTAATACTCATTATGCTTCTATTTGCACAGAGAATTTTAACGAAG AAACTTCTTCTCCAATGGCTCTGAGAGTGTGGAAGACGATTCCTCTTCTGGAAGATTTATGCATGTCTGGGACTCCTTCCATTATAACAATTGGTGGGCTTGTCAAGCAGCTCAAGTGGATTAAGTAG
- the LOC110776319 gene encoding putative pentatricopeptide repeat-containing protein At1g64310: MSIPLRILLSKLSIPHQNLFNTKQLHAMIAKTHLSLDPFFATKISRYYALNGDLTSAHQLFEESPHRSIYLWNSIIRAYAQVHDFKNAFHLFKKLLRSELCPDNFTFACILRACYENNNVEGVRLVHGGLVVSGLQMDSICGSALVTAYSKLGFVDDASKAFYGVIDPDLATWNSLIYGYGYCGIWGEGLKLFNAMRITGIQPDGYTMVALISSFTQPGLLHIGQGIHGFCIKSGFLSNDYVGSSLVSMYSRCECLDSAQGVFYTLSKPDIVTWSALITGIANAGDMDRAFLFFRDRNMEGMKADPVLLSTILVASVRLGNVGPGCEVHGYVLRHGLEIDIRVASALIDMYSKCGFMDLAIRVLNVLPRKNIVVYNSAILGLGSHGIADQAFRLFDEAMEKGFTPDESTFSALLYGCCQAGLAREGEEFFNRMKDEFGIKPRNEHYVHMVKILGMPGKLKEAYEFVLNLSEPVDAGIWGALLACCEMHGNSALAETILQHIFENQVQEGSHSISLSRIYANNERWDDVEKLRDGMIDNGQKKLPGLSWIGGKSS, from the coding sequence atGTCTATTCCACTTCGAATTCTACTGTCAAAGCTCTCAATACCCCATCAAAATCTCTTCAACACCAAGCAATTACATGCCATGATTGCCAAAACCCATCTTTCTCTTGACCCATTTTTTGCCACCAAAATCAGTAGATATTACGCGCTTAATGGTGATCTTACCTCTGCACACCAACTGTTCGAAGAAAGTCCTCACAGAAGCATTTACCTTTGGAACTCTATTATTAGAGCTTATGCGCAAGTTCATGACTTTAAGAATGCATTTCATCTTTTTAAGAAGCTTCTTAGGTCAGAATTATGTCCTGATAATTTTACATTTGCTTGCATTTTACGCGCTTGCTATGAGAACAATAATGTTGAGGGTGTTAGACTTGTTCACGGGGGGTTGGTTGTTTCTGGGTTGCAAATGGATTCAATTTGTGGTAGTGCACTTGTAACTGCTTATTCAAAACTCGGGTTTGTTGATGATGCTAGTAAAGCTTTTTATGGTGTCATTGATCCGGATTTGGCTACCTGGAATTCATTGATATATGGTTATGGGTATTGTGGTATTTGGGGTGAAGGGTTGAAGTTGTTCAATGCCATGAGGATTACAGGGATTCAGCCAGATGGGTATACGAtggttgctttgatttcatcaTTCACTCAGCCAGGGTTGTTGCATATAGGCCAGGGAATTCATGGGTTTTGCATCAAGAGTGGTTTTCTTTCGAATGATTATGTTGGCAGTTCACTGGTCAGCATGTATTCGAGATGTGAGTGCTTGGATTCGGCACAGGGAGTCTTCTACACCTTGTCAAAACCGGATATAGTCACTTGGTCTGCATTGATTACAGGGATTGCAAATGCAGGGGATATGGATAGAGCATTTTTGTTCTTCAGAGATAGGAATATGGAAGGTATGAAGGCTGATCCTGTATTGCTTTCAACCATTCTGGTTGCTTCTGTTCGATTGGGTAATGTAGGGCCTGGCTGTGAGGTTCATGGTTATGTTCTTCGACATGGATTGGAGATTGATATCAGGGTTGCCTCAGCTCTCATAGATATGTATTCAAAGTGTGGTTTTATGGACTTGGCCATTCGGGTTTTGAATGTCCTTCCAAGAAAGAACATTGTTGTATATAATTCTGCTATTTTGGGTCTTGGTTCACATGGAATTGCTGATCAGGCTTTCAGACTGTTTGATGAGGCTATGGAGAAAGGATTTACACCGGATGAGTCCACATTTTCTGCTCTTCTTTATGGTTGCTGTCAAGCTGGTCTTGCCCGAGAAGGAGAGGAATTTTTCAACAGAATGAAGGATGAATTTGGAATCAAACCTAGAAATGAGCATTATGTTCACATGGTTAAGATATTAGGAATGCCTGGAAAGTTGAAGGAGGCGTATGAATTTGTCTTGAACTTGTCTGAACCAGTTGACGCTGGCATTTGGGGAGCACTACTAGCATGTTGTGAAATGCATGGGAATTCTGCACTTGCAGAAACCATCCTGCAGCATATATTTGAGAATCAAGTACAAGAAGGTTCTCACTCAATTTCGCTTTCAAGAATCTACGCAAACAATGAAAGGTGGGATGATGTGGAAAAGTTGAGGGATGGTATGATCGATAACGGACAAAAGAAGCTACCAGGGCTTAGTTGGATTGGAGGAAAGAGCTCTTAG
- the LOC110776325 gene encoding uncharacterized protein, whose product MQKLQSSFAVKAFVIILFLLANFAPDFTLARSTNVIGLQEATPPPPPPGPPPPEFTLHTNVGSQEASPWFSSTYYKVSYGNILAEERPRNRRTRPVTPPPPTQAVANRQILPPTTFVPSPLPPPPLPPT is encoded by the exons ATGCAGAAATTACAATCAAGTTTTGCTGTAAAAGCTTTTGTAATAATCTTATTTTTACTAGCCAACTTTGCACCAGATTTTACACTAGCTAGATCTACCAAcg TAATTGGCTTGCAAGAAGCAACTCCGCCGCCACCACCTCCAGGTCCACCACCACCAGAATTTACACTACATACTAACG TTGGCTCGCAAGAAGCATCACCATGGTTCTCTTCCACCTATTACAAGGTAAGTTATGGTAACATACTAGCAGAGGAGAGACCAAGAAATAGAAGAACAAGACCAGTAACTCCGCCACCACCGACACAGGCTGTTGCGAATCGTCAAATCTTGCCACCAACAACATTTGTACCTTCACCACTTCCGCCTCCACCTCTACCTCCAACATAG
- the LOC130461242 gene encoding uncharacterized protein, which produces MQKLQSSFAVKAFVIILFLLASFAPDFTLARATNVGLQEAAPPPPPPGPPPPEFTLPTNVGLQEASPWFSSTDYKVRYGNILAEERTRNRRTRPTTPPPPREGVANHQVLPPTTFVPSPPPPPPLPPTYA; this is translated from the exons ATGCAGAAATTACAATCAAGTTTTGCTGTAAAAGCTTTTGTAATAATCTTATTTCTACTAGCCAGCTTTGCACCAGATTTTACACTAGCTAGAGCTACCAATG TTGGCTTGCAAGAAGCAGCTCCGCCGCCACCACCTCCAGGTCCGCCACCACCAGAATTTACCCTACCTACTAACG TTGGCTTGCAAGAAGCATCACCATGGTTCTCTTCCACTGATTACAAGGTCCGTTATGGTAACATACTAGCAGAGGAGAGAACAAGAAATAGAAGAACAAGACCAACGACTCCGCCACCACCACGAGAGGGTGTTGCAAATCATCAAGTCTTGCCACCAACAACATTTGTTCCTTCaccacctccacctccacctctaCCTCCAACTTATGCATAG
- the LOC110776316 gene encoding uncharacterized protein isoform X2 produces MRCFNSHFPLSSQSLHPLPLPPRGETHLWYVIPDEVKCSSLLKQYLEILSPCEKQSVLSFCDSELRKKALLARALVRTTIARYQTNSYVDPRSLKFKKNSYGKPEVDWQQVPDVSWPPLHFNLSHTSSLIACGITTYSPIGIDVEDKKRTIKNDVMSFARRFFSPHEVEHLASILDSEIQRREFIKLWTLKESEITVESSEFPNGQWRFALLDLANTHYASICTENFNEETSSPMALRVWKTIPLLEDLCMSGTPSIITIGGLVKQLKWIK; encoded by the exons atgCGCTGCTTCAACAGTCATTTTCCTCTCTCCAGCCAGTCTTTGCATCCTCTTCCCCTTCCACCCCGAGG GGAAACTCATTTGTGGTATGTGATTCCTGATGAAGTAAAGTGCTCATCACTCTTGAAGCAATATCTGGAAATCCTTTCCCCTTGTGAGAAACAAAGTGTACTTAGCTTCTGCGACAGTGAGCTCAGGAAGAAAGCCCTCTTAGCCCGTGCTCTGGTCCGCACTACTATCGCTAGAT ATCAGACAAATTCGTATGTTGATCCAAGATCTCTGAAGTTTAAGAAAAACTCCTACGGAAAACCCGAG GTTGATTGGCAGCAGGTACCTGATGTGAGTTGGCCACCGTTGCATTTCAATTTATCACACACATCATCATTGATTGCATGTGGAATTACGACATATTCTCCT ATTGGAATCGACGTGGAAGATAAGAAGAGGACAATAAAGAATGATGTTATGTCATTTGCTCGCCGCTTCTTCTCTCCTCATGAAGTTGAACATTTGGCTAGTATTTTAGATTCGGAAATACAGCGTCGGGAATTTATTAAATTATGGACACTCAAG GAATCTGAAATTACTGTTGAATCGTCTGAGTTTCCAAATGGGCAATGGCGGTTTGCCCTTCTTGACTTGGCTAATACTCATTATGCTTCTATTTGCACAGAGAATTTTAACGAAG AAACTTCTTCTCCAATGGCTCTGAGAGTGTGGAAGACGATTCCTCTTCTGGAAGATTTATGCATGTCTGGGACTCCTTCCATTATAACAATTGGTGGGCTTGTCAAGCAGCTCAAGTGGATTAAGTAG